From the Erinaceus europaeus unplaced genomic scaffold, mEriEur2.1 scaffold_982, whole genome shotgun sequence genome, one window contains:
- the CUNH7orf25 gene encoding UPF0415 protein C7orf25 homolog: MSAHSMLCERIAVAKELIKRAELLSRSRKGGIEGGAKLCSKLKSELKFLQKVEAGKVAIKESYLQSTNLTHLRAIVESAENLEEVVSVLHVFGYTDALGEKQTLVVDVVANGGHTWVKAIGRKAEALHNIWLGRGQYGDKSIIEQAEDFLQASHQQPVQYSNPHIIFAFYNSVSSPMAEKLKEMGISVRGDIVAVNSLLDHPEELQLSESESDDEGPEHLRVTRVDRDNILASVAFPTEIKVDVCKRVNLDITTLITYVSALSYGGCYFIFKEKVLTEQAEQERKEQVLPQLEMFMKDKELFACESAVKDFQSILDTLGGPGERERAAMLIKRINVVPDQPSERALRLVASSKINSRSLTIFGTGDTLKAITMTANSGFVRAANNQGVKFSVFIHQPRALTESKEALATPLPKHYVTDNTH; the protein is encoded by the coding sequence TGCAAAGCTGTGCAGCAAGTTGAAGTCAGAACTCAAATTCTTACAGAAAGTAGAAGCTGGAAAAGTGGCTATTAAGGAGTCCTATTTACAAAGCACAAATTTAACACACCTCCGAGCCATTGTGGAGTCAGCAGAAAACCTGGAAGAGGTCGTCAGTGTTCTTCATGTCTTTGGTTACACAGATGCCTTGGGAGAAAAGCAGACCCTTGTGGTGGATGTGGTTGCAAATGGTGGTCATACTTGGGTGAAAGCCATTGGCCGGAAGGCGGAAGCTCTGCATAACATTTGGCTGGGCAGGGGCCAGTATGGTGACAAAAGCATCATTGAGCAGGCGGAGGACTTCCTGCAGGCCAGCCACCAGCAGCCAGTGCAGTACAGCAACCCTCACATCATCTTTGCCTTTTACAACAGTGTCTCCAGCCCGATGGCTGAGAAGCTGAAAGAAATGGGCATATCTGTGAGGGGAGATATAGTAGCAGTTAATTCACTGTTAGATCACCCTGAAGAGCTCCAGCTAAGTGAGAGTGAGTCAGATGATGAGGGCCCTGAACATTTGCGAGTCACCAGAGTAGACCGAGACAATATCCTAGCAAGCGTTGCTTTCCCAACAGAGATTAAGGTTGATGTTTGCAAAAGAGTGAATCTGGACATCACTACTTTAATCACATACGTCTCTGCCCTCAGCTACGGAGGCTGCTACTTCATCTTCAAAGAGAAAGTGCTCACAGAACAAGCAGAGCAAGAAAGGAAAGAGCAGGTTCTACCCCAGCTGGAGATGTTTATGAAGGACAAGGAGTTGTTTGCTTGCGAATCTGCTGTCAAAGATTTTCAGTCTATTCTAGATACCTTAGGAGggcctggggaaagagagagggccgCTATGTTAATCAAGAGAATTAATGTGGTCCCAGACCAGCCTTCGGAGCGTGCCTTGAGATTAGTGGCCAGTTCAAAGATCAATAGTCGTTCCTTGACCATTTTTGGGACAGGAGATACCTTGAAAGCCATCACGATGACTGCCAATAGTGGTTTTGTCCGAGCTGCCAACAACCAGGGTGTTAAGTTTAGTGTTTTTATTCATCAGCCGAGAGCACTTACTGAGAGCAAAGAAGCTCTAGCCACCCCTTTACCAAAACACTATGTAACTGACAACACACACTGA